From a single Oreochromis niloticus isolate F11D_XX linkage group LG4, O_niloticus_UMD_NMBU, whole genome shotgun sequence genomic region:
- the LOC102081700 gene encoding RING finger protein 222 — translation MALYKDESQDDGPECPVCYEYLSGAERTLSCGHVFCHDCLVKTLVTINSDGNIRNTIVCPICRHLTFIEKQNEALKSLAADNDPKERQTLKVPLPLPVGQQQSARRASGDSLPSEVYCITRCFRSFSERARRQKRISPCQKGSQIFIISAQGRPMTEGDAPGVVISVARPQRRRRICTTTGWLFCLLSLFVLLAVTASVFPWIVLM, via the coding sequence ATGGCACTCTATAAGGACGAAAGCCAGGACGACGGACCAGAATGCCCGGTATGTTACGAGTATCTTTCCGGGGCCGAACGAACTTTAAGCTGCGGACATGTTTTCTGCCACGACTGTCTAGTCAAAACACTGGTGACCATCAACAGTGATGGAAATATCAGAAACACGATCGTTTGCCCGATCTGCCGACATCTTACATTCAtcgaaaaacaaaatgaagcgCTGAAGTCACTCGCGGCCGATAATGATCCGAAAGAGCGGCAGACCCTGAAGGTACCTCTCCCTTTGCCGGTGGGACAGCAGCAGAGCGCACGGCGCGCCTCAGGAGACAGTTTACCGAGTGAAGTTTACTGTATCACTCGCTGCTTTAGAAGCTTTTCTGAGCGAGCTCGCCGACAGAAGCGGATCAGCCCCTGCCAAAAGGGATCCCAGATATTCATCATAAGCGCCCAAGGGCGACCCATGACTGAAGGAGATGCGCCCGGTGTTGTAATATCTGTGGCTCGCCCCCAGCGCAGGCGTAGGATTTGCACGACAACCGGATGGCTGTTCTGCCtgctgtctttgtttgttttactcgCAGTGACAGCTTCGGTTTTTCCCTGGATTGTGCTGATGTAG